Genomic segment of Coffea arabica cultivar ET-39 chromosome 1e, Coffea Arabica ET-39 HiFi, whole genome shotgun sequence:
GAATGGCAGACCCATACGAAAAATGCAGTCATGCAAGTCAATAAGGCTGAGCCCATTAGACGCTGAGTCCTCGCGTTGCTTCTCTGCTCGGAAGGATCAGAATTTCACCTCGGTTCGACGAAAACAAGCTAAAAATTCTACATTACCTTCCGCACCCTTTAAGGGAGACTCGATCCAACCCTTGCAACTGAAGCCGTAATCTTCCACACCCTTTATGATTTTGTCAAGCACCTGTACAAGATACGACGCAGCAACTCAGAACCAGGGCGATCAACTACTGTATTTGCTCAACAATGAGAACTTGCAAATATGAAGAAATGAAAAAGACTTCAGCCATTATTCAAAAGAAGCTAATAGACAAGTTCACAAAATGgtagaagaaataaaaataaaggaaaatttcagctcCAATTTGATTGATTGCACAATTTTATCCCTCAGTTAACACATACCTCTTGATGCACTGCTGGATCTCTCACAATGCCACCACTTCCAACCTGAAGGACAGTTGAATCTCCAAAATCAGAAACAAATACCAAACAAGATAGACTAGCAAAACATTTGCACAAAGATGGCCGAAACTCAAATAGGGTAGGAATGATGATGCTGGACTTTACATAAATAGAGCTACCAGTAATACATAGGTAAGGGATCAAGAAATAGCAAGGCTGTAAAGTTCCTGGAAAGGGATCACGCTGCCACTGATATGATCACATGAAGCTCAAATGTCTTCCATTTTCATCCAGATTTAAGATAAGAGAGGAAAAATGAACAGGACAACTCCTACCATGCAGAACCACTTCATCAAAGCTCTAGTATATATCATAGACCCCATTCATCAAATTGTGATCTATTTTTTCAATAGACACAAAATTCAATCAACTgattcaaaaaataataataataaataaatacagAGACATGTATCACACAACATCAAGTAGAAACAAAATCAAGATTCGCATACTTGGGATCTACGAGCTTCAAATTGAGGTTTAATTAGAGTAACTAGAGTAGCTTCTTCCTTCATCACATTGACCACAGCAGGCATCACCTGGAGAAAGGAAACAAAATTATGAATTGAATATGTATCAAACCTGGGAAATCTATACCCAATACACAGTCAAACATCATGATTTAAGTCATGCAGCAATAGAACAAGCTTACCAAGAGTATGGATATAAACGAGAGGTCCAAAGTCACTAAATCAACCTTTTGTGGGAGTTCCGAAAGATATCTTAAATTTGTTCGCTCTATCACAGACACCCGCTCATCCTGGCGGATTTTCTCTGCTACCTAATACAAAAACAACCAACTTCAACCAATCAAACAATCAGCAAAGacacacaccaaaaaaaaaaacctatcgTGGCGTAAAACTTGGAGTCACTAGCTTATGGATAAACCTCAAAAAAGGAGAAATATAGAGGTATTTTGCACAATTTTGCATCACAGTTTACCATTCATTAATGATATTGCTTTGTAATCTTTCTATTCTACTATTCTTTCACAGAACAACAAGCCTTCATCTTGAATGGATTATTGTGATTAAGTGAAAATTGAAACTATCATATACCCACAAATCTCCTCGATTCACCCATCAATGCACAAGTCACTTTATAGTGGACTTCAGGTTTACGTTAGAGCATAACAACATGATGCAAGGAAATTTTATGTATTAGCAATCTATTCAGTTATTTCGTATATATTTTATGCATAAGACCTAGAATAGCAAAAAGTCTGATTTTTAGAAAGAAAACCTGTCCATATCCAACATCTACTCCATAAACATAAGAAGCACCATACTGAAGTAAGCAATCTGTAAACCCTCCAGTAGACAATCCGGAATCAAGAGCTACTTTCCCGCTGACATCAACACCAAGTTGTTCAATGGCAGCCTCTAACTTGTGTCCAGCTCTGAATATCATGGTAAGAAAAGGTAAAATAAGTAATATGGCATTTGAAAAGTTACCACATACTATAGAAGCAAAAAGATGCCTTGTTTGGGAGTAATCACCTACATACATATTTAGGAATTTCTGCCTTGATCACTACAACAGCTTTATCAGGGATGGGAGTTCCAGCTTTATATACAACTTTTCCATCAACAAATACTTTGCCTGTAAATGGCAATAAATCAAGTGTGAGGAGTAGTCAGTTTACAAGATCAAAATCTAGGTGTAAAAACGattgcaaaattttgaaaaaagtcaAATTGAACAAAAGAATATTCATTGAAACCTAAGGAGAACGGAAACAAAATATCACGAGAAGAAAATGCAATTTCATAATTTACAGTAAAGCATAGAAAAGGCAGCTGAAGGAAGCAACAAACCTTGCAGGATCCATGACTGTATGAATGTCCGACTGTATTGTTGAAATCTTTCAAGACATATTTCATCCAATCTCTTTTTCCTGAAAATGGAGAAATGAAGCTATAAAGAAAAGTgtatgaaaaagattttaagaCTCATACATGCATGTTTAGCAAAAATAACTTGGCTTTTCGTTTAGATAATAGTAAACAAAACCCAACACATAAAAAAGGTATTAAGCATGAGCCTTGAGATCATTCAATTTCAGGGAATCAAGGGCATCTGTGAAGCCAAATGTCTAAGGGTGGTCCAGTCTGTTTATTACAATAATTTGTTAAGAGCTGCTAGCGGCAGAAAAATCGGGGGGAGGTTTTAAGTATTTAAATTGGAAGACAACCGCATATAGAGAAGTACAAACTAGTTCTTCTGTGATCAACAAGACTTTTCAAGTTAAAACATGATATTGGCAGGATTTTCATAAACAAAGATGATAGGGCGAGAGAGCGAGAGGATACTTTTTCTGTGGTTGAATCTTTCCCGACTTCACAGCAGCAAAGCCTCTGACGCGACAATGCATGTGGGCATTGGACCATTTTACTGATCCAAACAATTAGAGAAGCGCTCAGAACTAAGAGAACAAACTAACTGAAACATGAATTACAGACAACTAAAGCTATCCTCCAGAAGTCCTAGCCCCAATTATAATGTCAAAATGACACGCTATAACGAAACACTAAAATCAAGCCAAGCAGTGCCAAACGGCAGTTGGGTTTCCAGAGGAAGGTGTTAACTGCGGTCCGAAACAACTAATAACAGAA
This window contains:
- the LOC113712813 gene encoding uncharacterized protein — protein: MAHNILKLPFTQKKFLKLPISLNSGSLIRLRSRSLYFSSKLLCPLPHFSVKWSNAHMHCRVRGFAAVKSGKIQPQKKKKRLDEICLERFQQYSRTFIQSWILQGKVFVDGKVVYKAGTPIPDKAVVVIKAEIPKYVCRAGHKLEAAIEQLGVDVSGKVALDSGLSTGGFTDCLLQYGASYVYGVDVGYGQVAEKIRQDERVSVIERTNLRYLSELPQKVDLVTLDLSFISILLVMPAVVNVMKEEATLVTLIKPQFEARRSQVGSGGIVRDPAVHQEVLDKIIKGVEDYGFSCKGWIESPLKGAEGNVEFLACFRRTEVKF